The DNA region TGCGTTTCCCTTCCGCCGGGACGGCGAAATTCACGGCTTCCCAGCGCACATTCATGGAGTGGCGCAACTGCACCGGCCTGTGATCCGGCAGGCTAACAATCACTCTGCCATCCCGAGCCACCAGTTCCCCGCCACGGTAGACACTCTCGGCCTCAGGATGCCGCAGATCGCTGAACACCAGCAGGTCCGCCCGGCTGCCCGGAACAACTGCGCCCCGATCCCGCAGGCCAAAGTATTCCGCCGGGTTAAGCGTGGCCATGCGTATGGCTGTGACCGGATCGATGCCTTCTGCAATGGCCAAGCGCACCATATAGTCAACCGATCCCTGGTCAAGCAGATCGGCGGGCTGTCGATCGTCTGTACAGAACGATATCCGGCGGCTGTTCTCCGGCGTAACCATCGGCAAGAGCGCCAGTAGATTATGGGCATTGGTCGCTTCCCGGATGAAAATGTGCATACCCAGCCGGAGCTTTTCTAGTGCCTCCTCAACTTTGGTGGATTCATGCTCGCTCTGGATGCCGGCAGCAACGTAGGCGTTTAGCGCCTTGCCCGTCAGACCGGGACAATGACCATCAAGGACACGATCGGCAAAGATTTCGATCTTCCGCAGCACCGAGTCATCGCCGCGAATCACCCCCGGATAGTTCATCATCTCCGCCAGTCCCAGTACCCAGGGGTTGCCGGCCAGTGTTTGCAGGTCGTGCGCTTCCAGCCGCGCCCCGCTTGTCTCCATCCGCGTCGCCGGCACGCAGCTTGACGCCATCACGTACATGCTGACCGGGCTGTATTTGGCCGCATCCAGCATAAAACGGATACCTTCAAGGCCAAGCACATTGGCGATCTCGTGCGGGTCTGTTACGACCGTTGTCACCCCGCGGGCCAGCACCGCCCGGAAGAATTCCGGCGGTGTGCACAGACTGCTCTCAATATGCACATGAGCATCAATGAAGCCGGGGCATACATAGCGCCCCCCCAGATCGACAGTCTGAGCAGCCTCATATCCTCTACCCAACGCTGCCACGCGACTCCGCTTGATTACGATATCCGTGTCCTGGATTTCCCCGGAGCATACATTCACCAGACGGGCATTACGGAGGATGAGATCAGCCGGAGAATCCCCGCGGGCGACAGCAATCAGGGCCTGCTTCTCTTCCAGCGTCAAGGCAACCTCCTCTCTCCCGGCCAGATCACGCGCCAATACTCAACCCGGCACACCTAACATGGGTCCAGCGACCGGCCTCCCGGCAGGAACTGGCCGCGCCCCGCCTTTCCCTTAAACACCCCCTCTTCCACAATAACCTCGCCACGGCTCAACACCGTCCGCACCCTGCCTCGCACAGGTATCCCCTCAAAGGGGGTATAGCCAGCCAGGTAATGCAGGTTCTGGTGACGAATCACGCTTTGCGGCGCGGAATCATAGATCACCACATCTGCGTCGCTACCGGGCAGGATCGCCCCCTTGCGCGGGTATAGACCAAACAACCGCGCCGGATTCTCCGCCAGCATCGCCATGAGGCGCGGCAACCCCACATGGTCGACAAACTGGGTGAACATCAGCGGTAACAGCGTCTCCACCCCCGGCAACCCGCCCGGCGTGCGGGTGAAGTCGCGTCTGGCCTGTTTCTGCGCCAGCGTGTAATCGCAACTATCGGTGGAGAGTACGTCAATCATCCCGGCCTTGACGAAATCAGCCAGCCCCTCCATGTGATGAGATGAGCGAAGCGGCGGCTGTAGAATGTAACGCTCAGGATGCTCACCAGCATAGACGCCATCATGCAGCAGCACATACTGAGGACAGGTTTCGCAGAAGAACCTGCCCCGGCGCCCATCCTCTGTCTGTGAGCACATGCGGTTAACCAGCCTGGCCGCTGTGACCGTGGAGTTGTGCACGATATACACCCGCGCCCCGGCCAGGGAAGCCAGATAAAGAATACGGTTGACTGCTTCAGCCTCGGCCTCCGCCGGACGAGCCTCGGCATGATACCGCCAGTCAGTCTTGCCCTGCTCCACCAGCGCCTGAGTTGCCGCAGTGACTATGCTGTCGTTTTCGCAATGAACCATCGCAATCATGCCATCTGGCATAGCCTGCAACACCCGCAGGATCGCCGCATCATCCAGGTAATAGTTCGGGCGATACGTCGTGAACAGCTTGATACTGGGAACGCCCAGCGCAATCAACGCGCTCAGGCTTGCCTGTAGAGCATTCCGGTCAGCTTCCGGACGCAACACCACCATGTGCAGCGCATAATCAATGACCGTATCAGCTGCTTCAGCCTGCCGCGCGGCAAGCGCTTCCATGTATGGCTTACCCGGAATCTGGTTCGCAAAGTCAATGACGGTGGTCACGCCGCCAAACGCCGCCGCCCTCGAACCGGTCTCCCAGTCATCAGCCGTCTGATAGATGCCGGTGTCCAGCCTGATGTGGGTGTGAGCATCCACAACTCCGGGGATGACAAAGCACCCCGCCGCACTGATCACGCGATCGGCATCACGGACTGCACCGGGTGAGAGGATGGCAGCGATACGCTCGCCTTCGATGAGAACATCAGCAGGTAACACCGTGTGGCCGGTCACAACCTGGCCACCAGTGATCAGTAGCCGCTGGACTTCGCTCACCTCAGACTCCTTCCACCAGCGCCTTCGCCAGCCGGTTATGCCGTTCCAGAACAACCGGCAGATCGATCGTTTCCAGCTGCTCGTGCCGCACTACCACGCGCCCGTTGATGACAGTGTAGTCTGCATTGACCGGCATACAGAACAGCAGCGCAGCAACTGGATCGTGCAGGGCGCCGGCAAAGCCT from Anaerolineae bacterium includes:
- the ade gene encoding adenine deaminase translates to MEEKQALIAVARGDSPADLILRNARLVNVCSGEIQDTDIVIKRSRVAALGRGYEAAQTVDLGGRYVCPGFIDAHVHIESSLCTPPEFFRAVLARGVTTVVTDPHEIANVLGLEGIRFMLDAAKYSPVSMYVMASSCVPATRMETSGARLEAHDLQTLAGNPWVLGLAEMMNYPGVIRGDDSVLRKIEIFADRVLDGHCPGLTGKALNAYVAAGIQSEHESTKVEEALEKLRLGMHIFIREATNAHNLLALLPMVTPENSRRISFCTDDRQPADLLDQGSVDYMVRLAIAEGIDPVTAIRMATLNPAEYFGLRDRGAVVPGSRADLLVFSDLRHPEAESVYRGGELVARDGRVIVSLPDHRPVQLRHSMNVRWEAVNFAVPAEGKRIRVIGIIRDQLVTEHRVEDALLVDGYAVSDPGRDILKMAVIERHHASGNMGKGFIQGFGLQHGAIAGTVAHDHHNLVVIGVDDASMMAAARRVGELGGGLVAVHGERVLAELALPIGGLMSDQPIGRVRQAIDALIAAGHALGSTLHDPFMAMSFMALEVIPHLKLTDAGLIDVDRFEQVSLWAD
- the hydA gene encoding dihydropyrimidinase produces the protein MSEVQRLLITGGQVVTGHTVLPADVLIEGERIAAILSPGAVRDADRVISAAGCFVIPGVVDAHTHIRLDTGIYQTADDWETGSRAAAFGGVTTVIDFANQIPGKPYMEALAARQAEAADTVIDYALHMVVLRPEADRNALQASLSALIALGVPSIKLFTTYRPNYYLDDAAILRVLQAMPDGMIAMVHCENDSIVTAATQALVEQGKTDWRYHAEARPAEAEAEAVNRILYLASLAGARVYIVHNSTVTAARLVNRMCSQTEDGRRGRFFCETCPQYVLLHDGVYAGEHPERYILQPPLRSSHHMEGLADFVKAGMIDVLSTDSCDYTLAQKQARRDFTRTPGGLPGVETLLPLMFTQFVDHVGLPRLMAMLAENPARLFGLYPRKGAILPGSDADVVIYDSAPQSVIRHQNLHYLAGYTPFEGIPVRGRVRTVLSRGEVIVEEGVFKGKAGRGQFLPGGRSLDPC